The following are from one region of the Aestuariirhabdus haliotis genome:
- a CDS encoding IS3 family transposase: protein WKNRSRSQRCLEDDDLKVEIQAIYDANEGRYGSPRIFKALIKQGYSVGKKRIERLMRELGLVARVIQVTRRAPGSRRFLASGENLRSNGGVPDEKNKVWVADVT from the coding sequence CTGGAAGAACAGAAGCCGATCTCAGCGATGTCTGGAAGATGATGATCTCAAGGTTGAGATTCAGGCGATCTATGACGCGAATGAAGGCCGTTATGGCAGCCCTCGTATCTTCAAGGCCTTGATAAAACAAGGGTATTCCGTTGGTAAGAAGCGTATTGAGCGCTTGATGCGTGAATTGGGGTTAGTGGCAAGGGTCATCCAGGTAACACGTCGCGCACCGGGTTCCAGGCGCTTTTTAGCCTCTGGAGAGAACCTGAGATCGAACGGTGGCGTTCCTGATGAAAAGAACAAAGTATGGGTAGCCGATGTCACCTA